TCTTCTCAACTTTAACAATGACCCTCGTTTGGTCATTCATGTTGGCATCTAATGTACTCTGATTGCCTGACGTTTTATCACTAAGAGATGTCACCACAGTGATTTCTTGTCCCATTGGATGCTGTGTGGCATCATTGCTTGCCCGATCATTTAAATAATCAACAATGTCACCACCAGGTAAATTACCGTTACATGGTGATGTGTCGCTTGGAGGAGTTTCTTGCGTTTTTGCTTGAGAAATTGGATTGCAAATCAGTGGAGATTCTAATATTGATTTGCTCCATTTAGGAAGTGGCATCTGGGATGCTGGTTCATGATCCTTAGCAGTTGATGCGGTAACTGAGTCTGTTATTATGGAATTGCTCCAGTTAGAATCCCTTTGTTCATTCTTTAGAGCTGGTTCTGGTTTCGGTTCAGGTTCTGGGAGTTTACCACAACCATTGGATGATGGTTGAGGGTGTCTCACCTCCAAGTCCTTCAGCGACTCAAGCACGGCTTCCATGAACATCTGAAAATTTGGCGAAAATAAgcaaataatatttcatttgaAGGTAAAGAACGTGTGAATCTAAGGAGAGTCATCCCAAAAAAACCCGAAATTTAccctttcttcttcttccacgTTGTTTGGGAAATCTGACAAAGTATCGAGAGGATACTCAACATATTCATCATCATCTATTGACGATGGCTCATGAGAACAATGAGGACTGCCATTGGAGAGTTCGAAGCTGATCATACTAGAAGATGATGGGTGAGAATCAGACCCCCTACTTTCCACCTGGAGAGTACAAATGATCGTGGTGAGTCAGATGCACTGAAGAACTGCATCTAATGCACAAAAAGCAGAAAAAGGTATCATTCTGGTAGATATAAAAGCACAACAAAAAGTGTTCCCAATATTTTAAACTATACCAGGGAtctcaatttattatttatgctAAAATTTAGAGAGGTACCTGCGTATCAAGTTGATTATTTTTGGACGAAATATCAGCAGGAACCTGAATAAAACAAAACAGCAATCAGCCATCTGCCAGTAATTATTGCAGAAGAAAAACCACAATCTAGTGGTTCCCTACCCAAAAGCCTTGGTGCAGAGAATGAGCAAAAGGAAAAACCATATAtgaacataaattttaaatcattctCTTTATTGTGCCAAGGTAACCCATTGTCCTTCCACATTTGTCACTATGTTAAAGAAATAGATCATACCACTATTGTACTCATAGGTCTTCGGGATCGAAGTTGTTTAATGGCATCCTCTGTGCTACTGGTTGTTGGGCCTGAATAAAAGTAAATTCGAGCGAGCACGTATCTTTCAGAGGAGAAATAAGATTGAAAAGCACACAAAACTGACAAAACAAAGAGAGCATAATATATACCAGAAGGTGAACCCACTAATTCATCAGAAGATTCCACATCACCAGAAGTGCTCCAACTATTCTGGAGGTAATAAATGACGTTTTGCTTTAGTCAGAGATTTAGCCAGTAGAAGACTGCCAAATTAAATAGTgtaaaacaaataaatcaaTTTACCTTGGCGAAGTAGTCTCTAGTCAAGTCATAAAATGAACTTCCTATTTCGTCCTCTGGAGGTTGTAATACATtgttgaaaaaaatacaaattgaatCAAAGTAAAATTGAGGTCGGGGAGAATTGTGATCACcctcaaatttgataatatttttgtcCCCCTGCAGAATCAAAATTAACGGATATAAGGGAATGAACACAAAGAGAACATGAGATAGTAGAAAAAATGTCGCATTTACATGAAAAACTTACTATCATTACCACTTATTAAATAATGAGAGAAgcaaaaaatcatcaatatattAAATGACTAGGTAGGAAAATTCCGTCAGAGTTGGAAGACAGATCTGCCGTAATTAGGAAAAGATTATTCATCAGCTGGAGTGAAAGTGTTGAAGCATATTATAACAGAAACATTTCTAATAGCAATGTAAATCTTAGTTAAATGAATCAGAGCATACACCATCCCCATCCGTGGTGAGACTCATGCTTTTTCACATATGAAACGATAACAGAAAACATTATTTTGTACCTAGTTTTGGACATATGCTGATTCGTCAGGTTGAACAACCAATTCCATTTGAAATGAAACACATATAAATAAGGGAAAAAGCTTATGGAATCTGCTTTCACAGGCTATTCAAAAATCATCTACCTTAGATAAAGTTCATTTAATTTTGTGATACGCAAATAGCATAACATTTTAGGTGTAGGGGGTATTTACAAATGCTTAGACCTAACAATCATGCATCGTGACACAAAAAAATGCATCAAAACAAGCGAGAAGAGCAAAACTATACCCAAAAGGGAGGTTCAGTAGCATGCACAGACATGATTATGAACTATTATTCTTAAAGAAATTACCATATAAGCATCAAATATCCGATCAGAATGATGGGGTTGTATGAAATCATCATCAATGGAGTGACCAAAAAGAACTGGAACAAAGCAAGATTTTGCAACCTAGAACATAAGCATGGAgtcaatttcattaaaaaaaaatacacaaacaAGTGGTTGTAACCTAAAGACCCAGAAAAATGGATAAAGAATCACCAAGTATAGAAACAAATATCAGCTAAATAAActtcaaaagaaaatatattttttcttcatgGTTAGTCAACCCTAACATGGAAGCCACCAGAATTATCTCAGTTGGAATAGCCTCTTTAACTTTTGCCAaaattaaacttttattttatcattctGATGTGAACCACTCGGTCTGAATCCAAATAGACTTGGTCATGCTTTGCAACCCAACTTGGAAAACACATATTACCGGTGTCAACTAACAACCATGAATTAGAAAACCAGAATTCATAATGTACGGATGTTAAATGACACAAGTAATCCTTCAACCATGTATAACATAGGCATGCTACCCATTTCTATGCGTATATTCACCAGTACAAAATCAGAATTTcttgaaaaagaaataaaattctctAGGCAGGGAACAAAAGAACCACGAAATAATGTGTGTTAGTACATGAAAACACAACTATGTAGAATATcactatcaaaaaaaaaaattaatctgtgGAAATATATTTGCTAAACCACGTTCATCGTGAAATAAATAAGTACCCAAATCCACAGATATACAAGTAACAACTTATCTACCAAACAATTTTTTCTACACATAAATATGAGCATTGCTATTTAATAATacactttatttttaaattttatcatattcatGAAAGTGTTTAAGACTTAGGAAGATTTCCTACAGCATGCATTGCATAAAACCAAGTAAAACTACAATCTCGAGAACATACTGAGGAAGTTAGAAGAAAATCTATATGATAGGATCAGCGTACATTTAAATTACAGAAATATAAGGAATAAATAGCCTAGGGTACACTCATGATGAAAGATAACAGTTCAAGATACCTTGATTGCATTGAGGTCCATTATATCAAATTTTGCCTTCTTCTGAATAGCTCTACGCATATACTGGATTGCAAACTTAACCTGGAAATGAGAAAGTGCAAAACTGTAAACAAAACAGCAGATAAATCGTGTTCATAGAACATTTACCTGAAACTAGGTCAATAAATTGGTAACTTACAGTGAATTTGGGAAGACGAACTTTGTAAGTATCAACCAATTCCATCATCAAGTCAACTAAATCAGAGAAAGGGCTGTCCAGAACCATTCCTGCTATGGAAGGATCCTCCACTCCATACATCAAGCTGAAAGAAGCAAAATGTCATGTCTATTGAGTATTGACACAGTCGTATAACCGACGTAGAACATCTGCAAACTTGGAGCAAAATGATGCCACGATAATCACACCATGTTTATGTCCCAAAAAAAACATATCTTCTGTAATCTGTACCCAGACAGCTAGAGAagctatctttttttttttgctctttcTAAGGCAGTATGTAGAGAAAGCATTCTTTAGATGCCTTCGTACATAAGACATCGACATCCCAGCTTGGAAGTGCATTAATATAAAGAAATCATGAAACATTCCCACCCAACTTTATTAGATACCAATTTAGCGTTCCATCACATATAAGCTTGTTGCTTGCAGCATATGGAGTAACAGATATTGGTTTTACACAGATACACAGAGAACTTTTAGAGAAGTTCCCTCCACCAAAGATAACTATCTAACTAAAAAATGCAAATATATTTggtaaaaaaaggaaaaaagaacgGCCAACCACCCATGAGTTGACTGTATTAAGAGTGTTTAGCATCCAATAAAAGTGtgctttttattttcaatattaatattacaatttatgttatttaataaaaaaatataaatgcaGGGTTGATGAATAAGAAGAAGATGAAATAAAATAGCAATGAAAGGTTgatgaacaaaaaaattatgaagGATGAATTAGAAAGTTTACTACCAATTGATGCCAATAGGCAGTAATAAACAATATTGGATAGTAGAAGATTGTAATGATGAAGAGATCGATGTCTTacaatatataagaaaattaaaaagtaaCAAGGGAGTTTAATGAAAATTAGTTTATTAGTCACAGGAAACTATTAATAATTAcaattttgagaattttgtatttttaaaaactaaaaattatacATGCAGTCTTAAACATATCATATGCTTCCATAGTTTTATCTATTGTCTGACCtgagataaataaaattatattaaaatttaaaagatctTTTTACGCTTAAACTCCATCTAAGCATGTTTAAGCTTGTAATATTAATGCCTGACCTCGACAATTCGCCATGGTGCTTTATGGAACCTTGATTTTAACCAAATGACAAGAATAGAGAAACTAACCTAGTAACAGCACCCATGGAGCGGCCCCATAAACCAATCAAGGAAACATTCCCATCCCCCCTTAGAAATTTAACAACAGCTTGGAGATCATCCTTCTGCAGAGTGACAACCACGTTGGATCGTTAAAATACAGGACTAGAATCTAGCGACTACTGAAAGCTAGTAACACATAGCTGGGATACATGGCATAGCATTTGATATCAAACTGAAGAATAAAACCAAAAAATGAGTAGAGAAATTAATATggacatatttattttaacttGAAGCTTTTGCAAGCTGCTAAAAATTTACAGTTGATAGAAACATTTTGCACTTCCAGATTCCACGTTATCAagcatttttttaatgtttccTCCTGTGTGTATTTCCAGTATCCGAAATTTCTTGACAGATGATAAACAGAGCGGCATATCAATGGGGTCAGATAACATGTGATTGGGTGACATTAGGTAGTAACCACTTACTTCATTCCACCCCAGAGTGACATGTTCTCCTCCAGAGAGTCCAGAACCAGAGAAATCAAGAGTAAAAACAGTAATATTTGATGGTAATAATATAATAGCAGCTTCACTGGCATCTGTGCGGCAACCACTGAAAAATGATAAAGGGCGcatattattaaacaaaaaagaTGAGAGTGAATAATCTTAACTTCACATACCAAGGTCTACATATATTCAGCACAGAGGCCCAACTTCCCTCTTGGAAAAAGCAGCGGAGGTACATTTTATACATCATATTTCTCAAGCCCAAGATTAAACATTAATATGTGGGTAATAACTACATGCACTGTCACACGATACCAGAACTAGCTACTACATCAAAATAGGCAGTGGCGTGTACTGAGCAAAGAGAGAAGGTCATGTGGGAAACAAGCTAGTCAAATTCATACTTGATGTGCAGCTTAGGTACTTCATCAAATCCTAATGTAAGTGAAACCGATCTTGCCAGATGGTCAACTAAGgaaaaaaacagaagaaaaaactaaccaaaaaaaaaaatcgatgacCATAAACTTGATCCAAACACACCCAACAAGTTCTCAGGCATCACTCACTACTTAAAATATCATGGATTGCAACTCAACCACATGCAAGAATACTGATATAATAAATTCCAGGTTTGAACAAAGGTTTCTTCCACTAACCAGAATTACTGACCTATTTCCATGGCAGTAGATTACACAGGGCAGCGCATTTCCTTCAGGACTGACTATAGGCTTGTAATGGCTACATTGAAGAATATCTCCTCGGCTATTTACAACCtgcaagataaaaaaaatattattctgaaAAAATTACTTATTAATCATAATTCAAAAAAAGTGAGAGAATTGCTCCACCCGCACTTTGACAAACCCATTTTACTATTATACGTCTGGGATCTTTTTTCTACTATCCAGTTTTTTTGTAAATACTGTCATTCTTTAGCATGTATGATGTGACAATGATATTTTTTACTACGTATTTGCACTATGGTTGGCTGGTTTACCAGTGATTAATGGTCTAAATGACTAAAAGTACCACACCAAAGACCAAGCAGCAATGGTGGTTCAAGTTAACTCATAATGGAGTCCAATAATTACAAATGTCATAATCAATGGTTTTACACAGAATGGGCTTTACATAAAAGCAGACTGGCTTGTTCTTGGGTATATGACCAGCTAGAGAAGAGAAATTTGACCAGTTAAGTACAAATGAATTCAATTTCTATCCATTCAGAGCATACCCAATAGAGTTAATGGGCTCAGCATCAAGGATATTAGACACTAGAATGACAGACTGAATTATATGGGAACCAATATCAGAATAATGAGAACTTCAACAACCTCTGCTTAAACTAAAGGATCTGTGGGTTACTCTTACCCAAAGGTTGAGGTCAAATGCATCAATTTGAGGTGTACAGAACGGTCCAAGTAAAATGGGGTGGATAGAACATCAACTATCATTGTAAACCATGATTTCCGGTGGACTTGAAAATTGAGTATCATATGATTAACAATCGTAACATTTAAAAACAGAACATGAAACACAATACAACAATCACTTTTTCATACCAACATGCTATTAATAGTCAACTTGGCTTGTGGGATGTGATGAGGATCTATAATATGaggataaataaattaaaaaatattgataacaTTATAAAACTCGGGTTAAACGCTAGACGAGGTAAGGACAAGAAGTCCTATCCTTCGCACCAAACGGTGCTTAAAGGTATTAAACAAAGTATAAATAAACAATCAAcggaataaaaatttaatgctcCCAATAACTAATCCTACATCAAAACTGAAATTATAAGAAATCATATCAAGTCCACTTTCCACTAAGAACAAACTTAAGATGATAAATGAGCTTTAGGAATCCATTTTCAGGGGCGACATGACGTACAAGAAGGATTATGGATATAGAAATATGTAAGGTATATGATTATCAGGTCAGGTGCTCCCTTCTGATTCAACAGGAATTTATTTATAAGCAACTTTAAAAACTGCCCATTATAGTAGCAAAGATTGGGGAAAAAAGAATTAGTGAGAGAATAAGGCAGAAAAAGAGAAGTGAATCCAAGTACTGCACATGAATAGCCTCTCACCTCCAAATCTTTCCTTTGGTACCACTTGCTTTTCAGCATAAATTCTTGATCTAACAAATCATTTTTTGGATTGTATTCAGCTCTGTAGTAAAAAAAGTAGAAAAATTAACTGAATTTATTCTCATAGCTACAAGATCCAAAAAATGGATTGAGAAAACATGTCAAAAAATTTCTCCAatgtttatcatgtttttatttaaaaagaaacaaagacATTCATTTCTTAGCCATAAAAAAAGTTGACTATTTTTCATAGTGCATGTGGAGGAGTCTTGTGCatatcacacacacatattttgtcTAGGTGCATCTTCATGACTTAGATTGTTTCATAAACTTGTtccatcaaatttaaataaccAGTAAGCCAGATAGACGATAGTTGCGTCATCATGCATTTTCCCACTCAATCTAGACCAGAAATTGTAATCTCACCAAAGCTTGTACAATGATGATAGAAACATGTGGCATTTTTTATGTCACAAGGAATAGGTTATTCTCCATTAACTAATAACCCTCAAGCATAATGTTCTAAATGTACCCAACCAGAAAACAAATTGAAAGTCAGTCGGTAATACTCTTACTCATCAGTTCCGGTTATCAGCGACAATAGTGAAAAAATACATTGGTGGATACGCACAGCGCTAAATCTAAGCTCTTCTCACTTGTCAAAGTCCTCCCGCGTTTTATCAGGTGAAAGTTCATTCCAAGAAAGTTTTTATCCACCAACTGTCTATTCTATTTTTAGTTCAATTGTTGATAAACTTAATAAACAAACTATTATGAGCATGCCAAATGAGGTATTTAGAGATTAATTGATGAATGACTTCCAACCGATTAAGCATTGGCATGCCAATTACATCACTGTGCCGAAAATCGTATCCTGTGATTGAAGATTTTGAACTATATGACAACTCCTGTTAACACTTCCATTCCTTCGGAAACATTTCCCTGAACAAACATACTAATTGACGGCATAGCTTGCAGTAAGATCCATCAAACATATGCCATCAAACATAAGTAATGATTGAACATTTGAACTCTAGTTTGCAAAACATACCAATTGATGGCATAGCTTGCAAAAAACACGTCATTCATTTAAAAGAACAGTCGAGACTTAAAATTCCAAACACTAAATAAAGAGAGACAGAAAAACGTTTAGTATTACAGAAATTGAAGCTATAAATTCAGCACGTAAAATTCATCAAAGGTGAATATTAAAGCGCCAAATCTAAACAATATCAAGACAAAGTAAATCAAACCAATCAAACaacatattaatattaatataaccAATCATATACAAATAAAAAGTCGTTAATTTCATCCAAAGCCAACAACGTATAACATATTCTGAAAACCAACCTCGGACGTTTTCggggggaaaaaaaaaacttgaccaacagatAAATAAATGCAGTGCAAATAAACCTAGACACAGAGTTTTAAACATAAGACGAAAGTAGTAAAGACTTAATTTTTCTCACCTGGGTGGTCTTATAATGAAGTTTATAAGCTGTTCCATGGGAAAGATCCAAGCAATCAAGATCTCCCCTTTTTCCTTCTATTCAATATAGAAACTGGTCTCTTTTCCCCCAAAATACTCAAAAAGTTCAGCAGGTAAACAATTGATTTGCTTCGACCAAACAGAAACACAAAATCAGAAGTTGCAGTTTATGATCCGTAGtataaattcaaagaaaaagagCGTGAAGGTTGAAAAGAAGCAGCACTAGGAACGGGTCTTTGAATCTTTGATAGGAAAAAAGAGAACGAATCAAATTGGAGACCGGCCCTTGTGATTTATTACTACCGTGAATCTGGGATTTCGTTTCTTGCAaacaaaatttacttttatatacataaatatacatATGTTTTAAATCTGTAATGGCCTGAGTCATTGAATTTGCATTATATTAACTTAATGATCTAttgatttgtttccttatttgAAATAGTTTGTTTATGCATTAAAAAATGAATCCGAGTATGAGTAGCCAACCAAATAGTTAAGCATGGAAAAAACGGTTTATTTGATCCTACCCATGTGGGTATTGACCCATGATAGGATGGATGACCAAGATTTGTCAAAACATATATAGgatccactttttttttt
This window of the Primulina huaijiensis isolate GDHJ02 unplaced genomic scaffold, ASM1229523v2 scaffold42415, whole genome shotgun sequence genome carries:
- the LOC140969607 gene encoding uncharacterized protein, translating into MEQLINFIIRPPRAEYNPKNDLLDQEFMLKSKWYQRKDLEVVNSRGDILQCSHYKPIVSPEGNALPCVIYCHGNSGCRTDASEAAIILLPSNITVFTLDFSGSGLSGGEHVTLGWNEKDDLQAVVKFLRGDGNVSLIGLWGRSMGAVTSLMYGVEDPSIAGMVLDSPFSDLVDLMMELVDTYKVRLPKFTVKFAIQYMRRAIQKKAKFDIMDLNAIKVAKSCFVPVLFGHSIDDDFIQPHHSDRIFDAYMGDKNIIKFEGDHNSPRPQFYFDSICIFFNNVLQPPEDEIGSSFYDLTRDYFAKNSWSTSGDVESSDELVGSPSGPTTSSTEDAIKQLRSRRPMSTIVVPADISSKNNQLDTQVESRGSDSHPSSSSMISFELSNGSPHCSHEPSSIDDDEYVEYPLDTLSDFPNNVEEEERMFMEAVLESLKDLEVRHPQPSSNGCGKLPEPEPKPEPALKNEQRDSNWSNSIITDSVTASTAKDHEPASQMPLPKWSKSILESPLICNPISQAKTQETPPSDTSPCNGNLPGGDIVDYLNDRASNDATQHPMGQEITVVTSLSDKTSGNQSTLDANMNDQTRVIVKVEKNPTSNIMDGLLRRWDLNFFKNR